The following proteins come from a genomic window of Nostoc sp. TCL26-01:
- a CDS encoding Arm DNA-binding domain-containing protein: MYSKTPTGRSSKGSVTIINSNGRLQLRFSYGGKRHYFSTGLPDTPAHRKLAELKASEIEKDILYERFDVTLEKYKPKSALSKVTPVTPIQKPKPELDELWNKYSDFKKPQISPSTFAKDFTKHRNHIAKLPTRSLDKASAIRDYLLANLTPDAAKRCLTQLKACCNWAMREGLIDANPFAAMKIKTPKGAIEEQDVNPFTKEERDLIIRTFASDRHYSHYTHYVRFLFFTGCRPSEAIGLKWKHITNSVIQFRESVVVSEDGLVLKEGLKTQRKRDFPTNSEVKAILDDIRPKEANPEALIFTSPKGKFIDHHNFSNRAWKAILSKCSIPYRKSYQTRHTFISFCVESHINSTAIGRWTGTSAKMIDNHYGATNFTNLRPPELS, encoded by the coding sequence ATGTACTCAAAAACTCCTACAGGACGATCCTCTAAGGGGTCTGTCACCATAATTAATTCTAATGGTCGATTACAGTTGAGGTTTAGCTACGGCGGGAAGCGCCATTACTTTTCTACAGGGTTACCGGATACCCCTGCTCATCGGAAACTGGCGGAACTGAAAGCTTCTGAGATAGAAAAAGACATTTTATATGAAAGATTTGATGTCACTTTAGAGAAGTACAAGCCCAAATCCGCTCTCAGTAAGGTTACACCAGTTACACCAATTCAGAAACCAAAACCAGAGTTAGATGAGCTATGGAATAAATATAGTGATTTCAAAAAACCTCAAATCAGTCCTAGTACCTTCGCTAAAGACTTTACCAAGCATCGAAATCACATCGCTAAGTTACCCACACGATCGCTAGATAAAGCATCAGCTATTCGAGATTATCTCTTGGCAAATTTAACTCCAGATGCGGCCAAACGTTGTCTAACTCAGTTGAAAGCTTGCTGTAATTGGGCAATGAGAGAAGGGTTAATCGATGCGAACCCTTTTGCTGCTATGAAAATCAAAACCCCAAAAGGTGCGATAGAAGAACAAGATGTTAATCCTTTCACTAAAGAAGAAAGAGATTTAATTATTCGTACTTTTGCTAGCGATCGCCACTATAGCCACTACACTCACTATGTGCGTTTCCTTTTCTTTACAGGGTGTAGACCATCTGAGGCAATTGGTTTGAAATGGAAACACATTACCAATAGTGTTATTCAGTTTCGGGAATCTGTTGTTGTTTCTGAAGACGGCTTAGTCTTAAAAGAGGGCTTGAAAACCCAAAGAAAGCGGGATTTCCCCACTAATTCAGAAGTAAAAGCAATTTTGGATGATATCAGACCGAAAGAAGCTAATCCTGAAGCATTAATTTTTACCAGTCCAAAAGGAAAATTTATCGACCATCACAATTTTTCTAATCGTGCATGGAAAGCAATCTTAAGCAAATGCAGCATTCCCTATCGCAAAAGCTACCAGACACGACACACATTTATTAGTTTTTGTGTGGAATCACATATTAACAGCACTGCGATCGGGCGATGGACTGGAACCTCCGCCAAGATGATTGACAATCATTACGGTGCTACTAATTTTACAAATCTAAGACCACCTGAACTTTCTTGA
- a CDS encoding metal ABC transporter ATP-binding protein — translation MTLPILKVEGLTVYQGNYLAVRDVSFELSPGTDTAIVGPNGAGKSTLIKAILDLIPRSMGKIEILGRPLNRLGNLRHSLGYMPQNFIFDRSFPISVNELVGLGWVAKPQNKYSFFSMMTNQNHEKNTAVTTALRRTDTYHLRNQAIGTLSGGQLKRVLLAYCLVIPRKLLVLDEAFAGVDMQGAADFYVMLNELKQQEGWTVLQVSHDIDMVSRHCDRILCLNQTVVCTGQPDIALSPQNLLATYGPGFSRYQHHH, via the coding sequence ATGACCTTGCCTATTTTAAAAGTTGAAGGATTAACTGTATATCAAGGTAATTATTTAGCTGTGCGGGATGTTTCTTTTGAGTTATCACCAGGAACTGACACAGCAATAGTGGGGCCCAATGGTGCTGGTAAAAGTACTTTAATCAAAGCTATTTTAGATTTGATTCCGCGCAGTATGGGTAAGATTGAAATATTAGGTCGTCCCCTTAATAGATTGGGAAATTTACGCCATTCGTTAGGCTATATGCCTCAAAATTTTATCTTTGACCGCAGCTTCCCCATTTCTGTTAATGAGTTGGTAGGATTAGGATGGGTAGCTAAACCACAAAATAAATACTCATTTTTTTCTATGATGACAAATCAAAATCATGAAAAAAATACAGCAGTAACTACAGCTTTAAGGCGAACTGATACTTATCATCTACGAAATCAGGCAATTGGAACTCTCAGTGGTGGTCAATTAAAGCGAGTTTTGCTGGCTTACTGTTTAGTTATCCCACGAAAATTACTAGTTCTAGATGAAGCCTTTGCTGGGGTGGATATGCAAGGTGCAGCAGATTTTTATGTAATGTTAAACGAATTAAAGCAGCAGGAAGGTTGGACGGTTTTACAAGTTTCTCATGATATTGATATGGTCAGCCGTCATTGCGATCGCATTCTTTGTCTAAATCAAACTGTGGTTTGCACTGGTCAACCAGATATAGCACTCTCACCCCAAAACCTGTTAGCAACTTACGGCCCTGGATTTAGTCGCTATCAACATCACCACTAA
- a CDS encoding ArsR/SmtB family transcription factor — translation MADFFSFLGDANRLRILSFLATKELCVSDMATLLNMSESAVSHQLRNLRAMRLVTYRKQGRNVFYRLHDNHIFHLYQAVAEHLDEKDE, via the coding sequence ATGGCAGATTTTTTTAGCTTTTTAGGAGATGCTAATCGTCTGCGAATTCTCTCTTTTTTAGCTACTAAAGAACTATGTGTCAGTGATATGGCTACATTACTCAATATGAGTGAATCTGCTGTTTCTCATCAATTGAGAAACCTGCGCGCAATGCGTTTAGTAACTTATCGCAAGCAGGGGCGAAATGTATTTTACCGTCTCCACGACAATCATATTTTTCATCTCTATCAGGCTGTTGCTGAACATTTAGATGAAAAAGACGAATGA
- a CDS encoding iron uptake porin, with amino-acid sequence MQKLGKYLLISPLFCSFMLLFGHSAFAEETTASTETNAPSSIVSQDNQAENNTQQEVMSQVTSVSQLSDVQPTDWAFQALQSLVERYGCIAGYPNQTYRGNRAMTRYEFAAGLNACLERINELIATATADLVKKEDLATLQKLQEQFAAELATLRGRVDAVEARATELEANQFSTTTKLQGQVVAVVSDVLSGDRVNGEEITDQNTTLGVRARVEFVTSFTGKDTLFTRIQTNNITTPDLKTPEGNQFFANASPSNDAFIDALWYRFPLGDKTQVIAIANAGAADDLTSTVNIFDGDGGFGALSTFGTRNPIYGQIGGTGLGVTHQFSDKLALSLGYLSGTANNPTNKNGLFDGAYGALAQLTVKPSDRITFGLTYLNSYRQPLLTGSNAATDFGGEAFSSNSYGIQASIGLSDKFVLGGWAGYTNSRILTGADRGDVDIWNYAVTLGFPDLGKKGNLAGIIAGMEPKVTSSSTGVVAEDQDTSYHIEAFYQYKLSDNITITPGIIWLTAPDHNDNNDSVFIGALRTTFSF; translated from the coding sequence ATGCAAAAATTAGGGAAATACTTGCTGATTAGTCCGCTATTTTGCAGCTTTATGCTGTTATTTGGACATAGTGCATTTGCAGAAGAGACGACTGCTTCAACAGAAACAAACGCACCATCAAGCATAGTTAGCCAAGACAATCAAGCTGAAAATAATACTCAACAAGAGGTAATGTCACAAGTTACCTCTGTGTCTCAATTATCAGACGTTCAACCTACAGATTGGGCATTCCAAGCATTGCAATCATTGGTAGAGCGTTACGGTTGTATTGCCGGGTATCCCAATCAGACATATCGTGGTAATCGGGCAATGACTCGATATGAGTTTGCCGCCGGTTTGAATGCTTGTCTAGAGAGAATCAACGAACTAATTGCTACTGCTACGGCTGATTTAGTTAAAAAAGAAGACTTAGCCACACTGCAAAAGTTGCAAGAACAATTTGCAGCCGAACTAGCGACACTCAGAGGTCGAGTTGATGCTGTAGAAGCACGTGCTACTGAATTGGAAGCCAATCAATTTTCCACCACAACTAAATTGCAAGGACAAGTTGTGGCTGTTGTGAGTGATGTTTTATCAGGCGATCGCGTCAACGGTGAAGAGATCACAGACCAGAATACCACCTTGGGAGTACGGGCGCGGGTGGAATTTGTCACCAGCTTTACTGGCAAAGATACATTATTCACCAGAATTCAAACCAACAATATCACCACCCCTGATCTAAAAACCCCAGAAGGAAACCAATTTTTTGCCAATGCTAGCCCCAGCAACGATGCCTTTATTGATGCACTGTGGTACAGATTTCCCTTGGGTGACAAAACCCAAGTAATTGCCATTGCTAATGCTGGTGCAGCAGATGACCTCACCAGCACAGTGAACATCTTTGATGGTGATGGGGGTTTTGGTGCTTTGTCTACCTTTGGTACACGCAACCCTATTTATGGTCAAATAGGTGGTACAGGTTTGGGAGTCACCCACCAATTTAGTGATAAACTGGCGCTTTCTTTAGGTTATTTGAGTGGTACAGCCAATAACCCAACAAATAAAAATGGTTTATTTGATGGAGCTTACGGTGCATTAGCTCAGTTGACAGTTAAACCTAGCGATCGCATCACCTTCGGTTTAACATACCTCAATTCTTACAGACAGCCACTACTTACAGGTAGTAATGCGGCTACAGATTTCGGGGGAGAAGCTTTTTCTAGCAACTCCTATGGTATCCAAGCATCAATTGGCCTCAGTGACAAATTTGTCTTGGGTGGTTGGGCTGGTTATACCAATAGTCGCATCCTTACAGGAGCCGACCGTGGAGATGTGGACATTTGGAATTATGCTGTAACCCTCGGCTTCCCTGACCTTGGCAAGAAAGGTAACTTAGCGGGAATCATTGCGGGTATGGAACCCAAGGTGACAAGTTCGAGTACTGGTGTAGTAGCCGAAGATCAAGATACTTCCTACCACATTGAAGCCTTCTATCAATACAAACTGAGCGACAATATCACCATCACACCAGGAATTATTTGGTTAACAGCGCCAGACCACAATGACAATAATGATAGCGTTTTCATTGGTGCGCTAAGAACGACATTTAGTTTCTAG
- a CDS encoding metal ABC transporter permease: MTMTIFDSLLPISSLLNWLAVAGSHDLVSLLQFPFMQRAIAGAILMGILGGLLGSFVTLRQLSFFSHAVGHAALVGVALGVLLQVNPTSMLLPFTLVFGVVVLYLIDKTDLASDSVLSIVLSGALAIGVMLTSLIQGYRGNLMAVLFGDILAIDNTDLILTLLVLVSSSIFLLSTLPQQILLTLNLDVAKVQGIPVQLYRYGFVILLSLAVAVAIKAVGVLLVNAFLVIPASTAKLITHHFSNFLSMSMIVGATSSIVGMIVSGTFNLASGPSIVLVQFLLFATVFTWVKLRLKAG; encoded by the coding sequence ATGACTATGACAATTTTTGATTCTCTGCTGCCTATTTCTAGCCTTCTCAATTGGTTAGCTGTGGCTGGTAGCCATGATTTAGTGAGTTTACTGCAATTCCCCTTTATGCAACGAGCGATCGCTGGTGCTATTTTGATGGGAATATTGGGGGGTTTACTCGGCAGTTTTGTGACACTGCGCCAATTATCGTTTTTTAGTCATGCTGTTGGTCATGCAGCATTAGTGGGTGTAGCGTTGGGTGTATTGCTACAGGTCAATCCTACTTCCATGCTGTTGCCTTTTACTTTAGTTTTTGGTGTAGTTGTGCTTTACCTGATTGACAAGACCGATTTGGCTAGTGATAGTGTACTTAGTATAGTTCTCTCTGGTGCGTTAGCGATCGGTGTCATGCTCACTAGCCTAATTCAAGGCTATCGGGGCAACCTAATGGCAGTTTTGTTTGGTGATATTCTGGCTATTGACAACACAGATTTGATTTTGACTTTGTTGGTGCTTGTGAGTAGTAGTATATTCTTACTATCAACTTTGCCGCAACAAATTTTATTGACTCTTAACCTAGATGTAGCCAAAGTTCAAGGCATCCCGGTGCAATTGTACCGTTATGGTTTTGTCATCTTGCTTTCATTAGCCGTAGCTGTAGCTATTAAAGCCGTTGGTGTATTACTTGTCAATGCTTTTTTAGTGATTCCAGCTTCCACTGCCAAATTAATCACCCACCATTTTAGTAACTTTCTCTCTATGTCGATGATTGTTGGTGCTACTAGTAGCATTGTTGGCATGATTGTTTCCGGTACTTTTAACCTTGCTTCTGGCCCTAGTATTGTCCTTGTCCAGTTTCTTCTGTTTGCCACGGTGTTTACTTGGGTAAAGTTGCGGTTGAAGGCTGGATAA
- a CDS encoding PEP-CTERM sorting domain-containing protein (PEP-CTERM proteins occur, often in large numbers, in the proteomes of bacteria that also encode an exosortase, a predicted intramembrane cysteine proteinase. The presence of a PEP-CTERM domain at a protein's C-terminus predicts cleavage within the sorting domain, followed by covalent anchoring to some some component of the (usually Gram-negative) cell surface. Many PEP-CTERM proteins exhibit an unusual sequence composition that includes large numbers of potential glycosylation sites. Expression of one such protein has been shown restore the ability of a bacterium to form floc, a type of biofilm.), which produces MFTLQKLSLALVGTAVVVMGANPASALVPASPITLTRGGSAPVAGQGSQSLIPGSQVVDFNSGTATDPNGFVTYSATNGIVQGSVGGEYASPFGNVSKYLTISPAGEDVAGGTGSVTLTFADAVDYFGLYWGSVDTYNFVDIYSDGIILQTFSGVDVPGAQANGSWTSNADNVFVNFLAAPGVTFDQVVLRSNGRAFESDNHTYRIAATSVPEPGSMLGLLAVGAVSFGSLIKRKSKLA; this is translated from the coding sequence ATGTTTACTCTTCAAAAACTCTCATTAGCTTTAGTTGGAACCGCAGTTGTGGTGATGGGTGCTAACCCAGCAAGCGCTTTAGTTCCCGCTAGCCCAATTACTTTAACTAGAGGTGGTAGCGCTCCTGTTGCTGGACAAGGTTCACAATCTCTTATTCCTGGCTCTCAAGTTGTTGACTTTAATTCAGGTACAGCGACTGATCCCAACGGATTTGTCACCTACTCTGCAACTAATGGCATCGTTCAAGGTAGCGTAGGTGGTGAATATGCTTCTCCATTCGGTAATGTCAGTAAATATCTGACAATTTCACCTGCTGGAGAAGATGTTGCTGGTGGAACTGGTTCTGTAACTCTCACCTTTGCTGACGCTGTTGATTACTTTGGTTTGTACTGGGGATCAGTAGATACATACAACTTTGTAGATATCTATAGTGATGGTATCATACTGCAAACATTCAGTGGTGTAGATGTTCCCGGCGCACAAGCTAATGGTAGCTGGACTAGCAATGCAGACAACGTTTTTGTCAACTTTCTCGCGGCTCCAGGCGTAACCTTTGATCAGGTAGTTTTGAGATCAAATGGTCGTGCTTTTGAAAGCGACAACCATACTTATAGAATTGCTGCTACCAGTGTTCCTGAACCTGGTTCTATGTTGGGTTTACTAGCTGTGGGTGCTGTAAGTTTTGGTTCTTTGATCAAACGTAAATCAAAGCTAGCTTAA
- a CDS encoding metal ABC transporter substrate-binding protein, with the protein MRQATAKPKHGILSLVALLMLFATVGCNQSNTTQEATTPQSPQVREAASTPSPEKQKIKVVTTFLPMYLFTKAVAGNTADVEILIPPGTEVHEYQATPENVKAIATANVLVKNGLGLEAFLKDTVKNAQNPQLKEIDASTGIKPVNEISPVENTTPAEDHDHDHAEGNPHVWLDPVLAKQQVTNIRDGLIAADPQHKTIYEANAAGYIQELDSLHSEFQQTLQKVPNCTFITFHDAYPYLAQRYKLKQLAVVQIPEDQLSPTDVQKAVNAVRKYKVKALFSEPGVDNKLLKSLSQDLKLSLQTLDSLENGTKDPQHYFQAMKANLQTLESSCK; encoded by the coding sequence ATGAGACAGGCAACAGCTAAACCGAAACATGGCATCCTGTCGTTAGTAGCTTTATTAATGTTGTTCGCTACAGTTGGCTGCAACCAGTCAAATACGACTCAGGAAGCAACAACTCCACAGTCACCACAAGTACGGGAGGCTGCATCTACACCGTCGCCAGAGAAACAAAAGATAAAAGTGGTGACGACATTTTTACCAATGTATTTATTTACTAAAGCCGTTGCTGGAAATACCGCAGATGTGGAAATCCTCATCCCCCCAGGTACGGAGGTGCATGAGTACCAAGCGACACCAGAGAATGTCAAAGCGATCGCCACAGCTAATGTTTTAGTCAAGAATGGTTTGGGATTAGAAGCGTTTCTCAAAGATACGGTCAAAAATGCGCAAAATCCCCAATTAAAAGAAATCGATGCTAGTACTGGGATTAAACCTGTAAATGAAATTTCTCCAGTTGAGAATACAACACCAGCAGAAGACCATGATCATGACCATGCTGAAGGTAATCCCCATGTTTGGTTAGATCCAGTTTTAGCAAAACAGCAAGTGACAAATATTCGAGATGGGTTAATTGCGGCTGATCCTCAGCATAAAACTATCTATGAAGCCAATGCGGCTGGTTATATTCAAGAATTAGATAGTTTGCATAGTGAATTTCAGCAGACTTTACAAAAAGTGCCTAATTGCACCTTTATTACCTTTCATGATGCCTATCCGTATTTAGCACAACGCTACAAACTAAAACAATTAGCAGTAGTCCAAATTCCTGAAGATCAACTCTCCCCAACCGATGTCCAAAAAGCAGTTAATGCTGTCAGAAAATATAAAGTCAAAGCCTTATTTAGTGAACCAGGAGTAGATAACAAGTTACTTAAGAGTCTATCCCAAGATTTAAAGTTAAGTTTGCAAACATTAGATTCTTTAGAAAATGGCACAAAAGACCCACAACATTATTTCCAAGCAATGAAAGCTAATTTACAAACTCTAGAATCTAGTTGTAAATAG
- a CDS encoding PAS domain S-box protein → MKLLSNEKLLPLLAGIAIFFVVILLWLGLLIEEQINIEKLIQQQAIATTTEITTAIDKQERVSERSQIYLPELLTRLHSPVPKFVLIVGIFNAAAVGLLIYFAQSNKLKHQELIQRIAEQTQTEIALRASETRLRELLETVKVIPWEVDLKTWRFTYVGPQAETLLEYPLSQWYEENFWLNHLHPHDREWAVNFCQEATARGKNHEFEYRMLAGDGRVVWLKDIVNVVQVNRIPVTLRGFMFDITDLKLVEETLRLRERALAASNSGITIVDAKLANNPIIYVNSAFEQITGYSAIEVIGRNCRFLQGTDTMQEELEELRLALKTGQSCQVILRNYRKDGSLYWNQLSVSPIHDENGQLTHFIGSSVDISDQQAVLRELQQAEAALRKSEERWQLVIEGNQDAIWDWNILTNQTFRSAQWAKLVKDTNYQSISSHEDCISRIHADDYQRVIAIKQDYLHRQIPHCVVEYRLRCNDDTYKWVLSHAIAQWDEQGNPVRMVGSIQDITERVQAQEALQKQLHRTLLLGKITQKIRQTLDSQEIFETAATQIGQAFAVDRCLIHSYISHPHPRIPLVAEYNNVPGNCSMQEWECTMTANPHVLQMMAQDKAIASANVYEDALLEPAASICHQVQLKSLLAVRTSYQGEPNGAICLHQCSYFRQWTPEEIELLEAVADQLGIALAQAQLLEQETRQREELTIKNFALEQAKRAAEAANRAKSEFLAMMSHEIRTPMNAVIGMTGLLLETELTPQQQDFVETVLTSGDALLGIINDILDFSKIESGRLELEQQPFDVRTCVEQVIDLLAPKAAQKDIKLAYLIHPQVPTEIVGDLTRLRQILMNLLNNAIKFTPEGEVLLSVRTQPLTTPKAKNCCEILFTIKDTGIGISQETMEKLFQPFIQADASTTRKYGGTGLGLVISKRLSEMMGGHLWVESRGCVGGNPPAEWHSHNLMSSQAASRGSTFYFSLVTQVISHPELEALTTPLVEVNNWQHQPIQAIVAHTNPDPDQINGRLAEQLPLRILLAEDIVVNQKVALLMLKKMGYGADVVANGLEVLEALQSQPYDVILMDINMPEMDGLQASRLIAQTWSGSSRPQIIAMTANAMRGDRETCLAAGMDDYISKPLQIEELAKALSKCHASSSDEFTVTKKTPQNITESNQIFGEINNLKFATIDTKILQALRDMLGGDNEAFAELLNCYLTEAPKLLQDMNVAITTQDTQAIWKTAHKFKSSSGSVGAVFLSQLCKQLEIKGRSNNLQGCAEINSRLRKEYELVKTLLQRELNQEVS, encoded by the coding sequence GTGAAATTGCTTAGTAATGAGAAGTTGCTGCCGTTGCTTGCAGGTATTGCCATCTTTTTTGTGGTGATTTTACTTTGGTTAGGACTACTGATTGAAGAGCAAATTAACATTGAAAAACTGATTCAACAACAAGCGATCGCCACCACAACTGAGATTACCACAGCAATAGACAAGCAAGAGAGAGTTTCTGAGCGATCGCAGATTTATCTACCAGAACTTCTAACACGTCTACACTCACCTGTACCGAAATTTGTCTTAATTGTTGGCATATTCAATGCCGCAGCAGTCGGACTACTAATTTATTTTGCTCAAAGCAATAAACTCAAACATCAAGAACTCATCCAGAGAATTGCCGAACAAACCCAAACAGAAATCGCTCTGCGTGCCAGTGAAACTCGATTGCGAGAGTTATTAGAAACAGTCAAAGTCATACCTTGGGAAGTGGATTTAAAAACTTGGCGTTTTACCTACGTTGGGCCGCAAGCAGAAACCTTATTAGAATATCCCCTTTCTCAATGGTATGAAGAGAATTTTTGGCTGAATCATCTCCATCCCCATGATCGAGAGTGGGCAGTAAATTTTTGTCAAGAAGCCACAGCCAGAGGGAAAAACCACGAATTTGAATACCGAATGCTAGCCGGCGACGGGAGAGTCGTCTGGCTCAAGGATATTGTCAATGTGGTACAAGTCAACAGAATTCCGGTTACATTACGGGGTTTCATGTTTGATATTACTGATCTTAAGTTAGTCGAAGAAACCTTAAGATTGCGAGAAAGAGCGCTAGCTGCTAGCAACAGTGGCATCACCATCGTTGATGCCAAACTGGCAAACAACCCCATAATTTATGTCAACTCTGCCTTTGAGCAAATCACAGGCTACAGTGCCATTGAGGTGATTGGGCGCAACTGTCGTTTTTTGCAAGGTACAGATACCATGCAAGAAGAATTAGAGGAACTACGACTAGCCTTAAAAACTGGACAGAGTTGCCAAGTCATCCTACGAAACTACCGTAAAGATGGCAGTTTATATTGGAACCAATTAAGCGTTTCCCCGATTCATGACGAAAACGGCCAGCTAACTCACTTTATTGGTTCTAGTGTCGATATTAGTGATCAGCAAGCAGTTCTGAGAGAACTCCAGCAAGCTGAAGCGGCATTGCGAAAAAGCGAGGAACGCTGGCAACTGGTAATTGAAGGCAATCAAGATGCTATTTGGGATTGGAATATCCTGACTAATCAAACTTTTCGCTCGGCGCAATGGGCAAAATTAGTCAAAGACACCAATTATCAATCAATTAGTAGTCATGAGGATTGTATCAGCCGCATTCATGCCGATGATTATCAACGGGTGATAGCGATCAAACAAGATTATCTCCATCGGCAAATTCCCCATTGTGTCGTAGAGTATCGTCTGCGTTGCAATGATGATACTTATAAATGGGTGCTATCTCATGCGATCGCCCAATGGGATGAGCAGGGTAATCCCGTGCGGATGGTTGGTTCTATTCAAGATATTACCGAACGAGTCCAAGCGCAAGAAGCCCTGCAAAAACAATTACATCGCACACTACTGCTGGGAAAAATCACCCAGAAAATTCGGCAGACCCTTGATAGTCAGGAAATTTTTGAGACGGCTGCCACCCAGATTGGCCAAGCCTTTGCTGTCGATCGTTGCTTAATTCATTCTTACATTAGTCACCCCCACCCCCGCATTCCCCTAGTAGCCGAATATAATAATGTTCCTGGTAACTGCTCCATGCAGGAATGGGAATGTACGATGACGGCTAATCCTCATGTTTTACAAATGATGGCACAGGATAAAGCGATCGCCTCTGCTAACGTCTACGAAGATGCTTTGCTAGAGCCTGCTGCATCCATTTGTCATCAAGTCCAACTCAAATCCCTGTTAGCTGTGCGCACCTCCTATCAAGGCGAACCTAACGGCGCAATTTGTCTGCATCAATGTAGCTATTTTCGTCAGTGGACTCCCGAAGAAATTGAACTCCTAGAAGCAGTCGCAGATCAACTGGGTATCGCTTTAGCCCAAGCCCAGCTATTAGAGCAAGAAACTCGGCAACGAGAAGAACTCACCATCAAAAACTTTGCCCTAGAGCAAGCAAAACGGGCCGCAGAAGCTGCCAACCGGGCAAAAAGCGAATTTTTGGCCATGATGAGCCACGAAATTCGTACTCCCATGAATGCCGTTATTGGCATGACAGGACTGTTGTTAGAGACTGAACTAACCCCTCAACAGCAAGACTTTGTCGAAACAGTCCTCACTAGCGGTGATGCCTTACTGGGAATTATCAACGACATTTTAGATTTTTCTAAAATTGAGTCGGGGAGGTTGGAATTAGAACAACAACCTTTTGATGTGAGAACTTGTGTAGAACAAGTCATCGACCTATTAGCGCCCAAAGCAGCTCAAAAAGATATTAAATTAGCCTATCTGATTCATCCCCAAGTACCCACCGAGATTGTGGGAGATTTGACCCGTTTGCGGCAAATACTGATGAATCTGCTCAACAATGCCATTAAGTTTACTCCAGAAGGAGAAGTTTTACTTTCTGTTCGCACTCAACCATTGACAACACCAAAAGCTAAAAACTGCTGCGAAATTCTTTTCACCATCAAAGACACAGGCATTGGTATCTCCCAAGAGACAATGGAAAAATTATTTCAACCGTTTATCCAAGCGGATGCTTCAACGACTCGCAAATACGGCGGTACAGGGCTGGGACTGGTGATTAGTAAAAGATTAAGCGAGATGATGGGAGGCCATCTTTGGGTAGAAAGCCGGGGGTGTGTTGGTGGTAATCCGCCTGCTGAATGGCACAGTCATAACCTCATGTCTTCTCAGGCTGCGTCTAGAGGTTCCACATTTTATTTTTCTCTGGTTACTCAAGTTATTTCTCATCCAGAATTAGAGGCATTGACGACTCCTCTAGTTGAAGTCAATAATTGGCAGCATCAGCCCATACAAGCTATTGTTGCTCATACCAATCCTGATCCTGATCAAATCAATGGACGTTTAGCAGAACAACTACCACTGCGGATTTTGCTAGCAGAAGATATAGTAGTGAATCAAAAAGTTGCTTTACTTATGCTCAAAAAAATGGGCTATGGCGCAGATGTAGTGGCTAATGGATTAGAAGTTCTAGAAGCATTACAGAGTCAACCTTACGATGTCATTTTGATGGATATCAATATGCCAGAAATGGATGGCTTGCAAGCCAGTCGGTTAATTGCTCAAACCTGGAGTGGCAGTTCTCGCCCACAAATCATTGCCATGACCGCTAATGCGATGCGGGGCGATCGCGAAACTTGTTTGGCAGCTGGAATGGATGACTACATCAGTAAGCCCCTCCAGATAGAAGAGTTAGCTAAAGCACTAAGTAAATGCCATGCTTCTAGCAGCGATGAATTTACCGTGACAAAAAAAACACCACAAAATATCACTGAGTCAAATCAAATATTTGGAGAAATTAATAATTTAAAATTTGCAACAATTGATACAAAAATTTTGCAAGCATTACGGGATATGTTAGGAGGAGATAATGAGGCATTTGCTGAATTACTCAACTGTTACCTAACTGAGGCTCCTAAATTACTCCAAGATATGAACGTAGCAATCACCACTCAAGATACTCAAGCTATATGGAAGACGGCTCACAAATTTAAATCTAGTAGTGGTTCAGTTGGGGCAGTATTTTTATCACAGCTTTGCAAACAACTAGAAATCAAAGGACGTAGTAATAATCTCCAAGGTTGTGCGGAAATTAACTCACGACTGCGTAAAGAGTATGAACTAGTCAAAACATTGTTGCAAAGAGAACTTAACCAGGAGGTATCATGA